In the genome of Hippoglossus hippoglossus isolate fHipHip1 chromosome 12, fHipHip1.pri, whole genome shotgun sequence, one region contains:
- the pdcl gene encoding phosducin-like protein, with amino-acid sequence MRSSVLGSVCALLLLLREPACLGDEVTSSTVNPCCYFPCQHWGVCVRYAEDKYECDCTRTGFQGENCTVPEFWTRVRQFIKPSPDVVHYILTHFHWLWDIINHTFLREVLMRLVLTVRANLIPSPPTFNSKYGYLSWESYYNVSYYTRLLPPVPDDCPTPMGVKGKALLPDPEMLVEKLLKRRTFRPDPQGSNLMFAFFAQHFTHQFFKTYNRMGLGFTKALAHGVDAGHVYGDNLERQLKLRLHKDGKLKYQLIDGELYPPSVADAPVKMNYPPGVPPEHQIAIGQEVYGLLPGLGMYATLWLREHNRVCEILKAEHPTWDDEQLFQTSRLIIIGETIKIVIEEYVQHLSGYLLQLKFDPTLLFSSQFQYSNRIALEFSQLYHWHPLMPDSFFINGDELSYQQFLFNTSVLTHYGIEKLVDGFSRQVAGQIGGGHNINAVVTRVAVGAIKESRQLRIQSFNEYRKRFNLKPYTSFRQFTDNEEIASMLEEYYGDIDALEFYPGLMLERTRKNAIFGESMVEMGAPFSLKGLLGNPLCSPNYWKPSTFGGNVGFDIVNSATLKKLVCLNTRTCPYVAFRVPTEDKSDSKVSDELSVVMTTLDDKILGEKLQYYYSSSEDEGSDNEEEEGVNKTIRDANVVEPEIDYSADGSAVNTGPKGVINDWRKYKQLEVEQKQEQKKEMERLIKKLSMTCRSDLDLEKDADKQKELQDKIKGKMTIQEYNMLQEGEDDEDFLQHYRMQRIEEMRHQLCRGKRFEQVQELICGEDFLEALDKEDKSTLVMIHIYEPEIPGCEAMSGSLMCLAQEYPLVKFCSVRSSAISTSALFRDSALPALLVYKGGDLIGNFVRLTDQLGEDFFAVDLEALLQEYGLLPDKPSMVPKTVRNGAIRQNIVSDEDSDLDID; translated from the exons ATGAGAT CCTCTGTCCTGGGATCAGTTTGTgccctgctcctgctgctgcggGAGCCTGCGTGCCTGGGAGATGAGGTTACCTCCAGCACAG TGAACCCGTGCTGCTATTTCCCCTGTCAGCactggggtgtgtgtgtcaggtatgCTGAGGACAAGTACGAGTGTGACTGCACCCGCACCGGCTTCCAAGGAGAAAACTGCACCGTCC CCGAGTTTTGGACCAGAGTGCGTCAGTTCATCAAGCCCAGCCCAGATGTGGTACATTATATTCTCACCCATTTCCATTGGCTCTGGGACATCATCAATCACACCTTCCTGCGGGAGGTCCTCATGCGGCTGGTCCTCACAG TCAGGGCCAACTTAATACCCAGCCCTCCAACCTTCAACTCAAAGTACGGCTACCTCAGCTGGGAATCCTACTATAACGTGAGCTACTACACTCGGCTGCTGCCCCCGGTACCAGATGATTGTCCTACACCTATGGGGGTCAAAG GCAAGGCTCTGCTGCCTGACCCTGAGATGCTGGTTGAGAAGCTGCTGAAGAGAAGGACGTTCAGACCCGACCCCCAGGGCTCCAACCTCATGTTCGCTTTCTTCGCACAGCACTTCACCCACCAGTTCTTTAAGACCTACAATCGCATGGGCCTGGGCTTCACTAAGGCTCTCGCGCATGGG GTGGACGCAGGGCACGTTTACGGAGACAATCTGGAACGTCAGCTGAAGCTCAGGCTTCATAAGGATGGAAAGCTCAAGTATCag TTAATTGACGGCGAGCTATACCCTCCTTCTGTAGCTGATGCACCAGTGAAGATGAACTACCCCCCCGGGGTCCCCCCTGAGCATCAGATAGCTATTGGTCAGGAAGTGTATGGACTCCTCCCTGGTTTGGGAATGTACGCCACACTGTGGCTGAGAGAACATAACCGAGTCTGTGAAATCCTGAAGGCGGAACATCCCACCTGGGACGACGAGCAGCTTTTCCAGACCTCACGTCTCATCATCATTG GTGAGACCATCAAAATCGTGATAGAGGAGTACGTGCAGCACCTCAGTGGAtacctgctgcagctgaagtttGATCCCACCTTGCTGTTTAGCTCCCAGTTTCAGTACAGCAACCGCATTGCTCTAGAGTTTAGCCAGCTCTACCACTGGCACCCTTTGATGCCCGACAGCTTCTTTATTAATGGAGACGAGCTGTCGTATCAACAGTTCCTCTTCAACACGTCTGTCCTCACACACTACGGCATCGAGAAGCTGGTGGATGGTTTCTCTCGGCAGGTTGCCGGACAG ATCGGCGGCGGCCATAACATCAATGCTGTGGTGACCAGAGTGGCAGTGGGAGCCATAAAGGAGTCCCGCCAACTCCGCATTCAGTCCTTCAACGAGTACAGGAAGCGTTTCAACCTGAAACCGTACACGTCATTCAGACAATTCACTG ATAATGAAGAGATAGCCAGTATGCTTGAAGAATACTACGGGGACATCGATGCTCTTGAATTTTATCCCGGCTTGATGTTGGAGAGAACACGAAAGAATGCCATATTTGGAGAGAGCATGGTGGAGATGGGTGCCCCCTTCTCCCTCAAGGGGCTTCTGGGAAACCCATTATGTTCTCCAAATTACTGGAAGCCCAGCACCTTCGGAGGCAACGTCGGCTTTGACATAGTGAACTCTGCCACGCTAAAGAAGCTGGTCTGCCTGAATACCAGGACGTGTCCTTATGTGGCATTTAGAGTTCCGACAGAGGACAAAAGTGACAGTAAAGTATCTGATGAGCTAT CTGTTGTCATGACGACTCTGGATGATAAGATCCtgggagagaagctgcagtactactacagcagcagtgaggatgAAGGAAGTGacaacgaggaggaggaaggggtgaACAAGACCATCAGGGACGCTAACGTTGTTGAGCCAGAGATCGACTACAGCGCTGATGGAAGTGCTGTTAACACAG GACCGAAGGGCGTGATCAATGACTGGAGGAAATACAagcagctggaggtggagcagaaacaagagcagaagaaagagatggagagactgATCAAGAAACTGTCGATGACCTGCCGCTCTGACCTTGACCTGGAAAAGGACGCggacaaacaaaaagagctGCAGGATAAAATTAAAGGCAAA ATGACAATTCAGGAGTACAATATGCTCCAGGAAGGCGAGGATGATGAAGATTTCCTCCAGCATTACCGTATGCAGCGCATTGAAGAGATGCGGCACCAGCTCTGCCGTGGTAAACGCTTCGAGCAGGTCCAGGAGCTCATCTGCGGCGAGGACTTCCTGGAAGCTTTAGACAAAGAGGATAAAAGCACGCTGGTCATGATCCACATCTATGAGCCGGAGATCCCGGGCTGTGAGGCCATGAGCGGCAGCCTGATGTGTCTGGCTCAGGAATACCCGCTGGTGAAGTTCTGCAGCGTCCGCAGCTCGGCCATCAGCACCAGCGCACTGTTCAGAGACAGTGCTCTGCCCGCTCTGCTTGTATACAAGGGAGGAGACCTGATCGGCAACTTTGTGCGGCTCACAGACCAGCTCGGGGAAGATTTCTTTGCTGTGGACCTGGAGGCCCTGTTGCAGGAGTACGGCCTGCTGCCTGACAAGCCCTCGATGGTCCCCAAGACGGTTCGCAATGGAGCCATCAGACAGAACATTGTGAGTGATGAGGACTCTGACCTTGATATAGACTAG
- the rpl37 gene encoding 60S ribosomal protein L37, with translation MTKGTSSFGKRRNKTHTLCRRCGSKAYHLQKSSCGKCGYPEKRKRKYNWSAKAKRRNTTGTGRLRHMKVVYRRFRNGFREGTTPKPRRAAVAASSSS, from the exons ATG ACGAAGGGGACATCTTCTTTCGGAAAGCGCCGCAACAAGACGCACACCTTGTGCCGTCGCTGTGGTTCCAAGGCCTATCACCTGCAGAAGTCCAGCTGCGGCAAGTGTGGCTACCCCGAGAAGCGCAAGAGAAAGT aCAACTGGAGCGCGAAGGCCAAGAGGAGGAACACCACTGGTACCGGCCGTCTGAGACACATGAAGGTTGTGTACCGCAGGTTCAG GAATGGTTTCCGGGAAGGCACCACCCCCAAACCCAGACGTGCTGCAGTGGCCGCCTCCAGCTCATcctaa